Proteins encoded within one genomic window of Macrobrachium nipponense isolate FS-2020 chromosome 8, ASM1510439v2, whole genome shotgun sequence:
- the LOC135223124 gene encoding zinc finger BED domain-containing protein 4-like, producing the protein MCLFSDELETVKQSISVLQPFELATKELSSEKITSLSKVIPMIKALRSYMSRDDPERRELYDTCPLGKELRAQLDRKFPTLESIYLQGAATLLDPRLKKLHFVDEGNLKSIQSRLQLSMRGSQQQTDARPAPQPANTSQDKQPSTNLWTDHDEIVRQSLQAAAPCVGLNVDLRRYLEEPIIPRDSDPICWWKDHSQLLPLMTDPVKKILCIPTTSVPSERVFSRAGELLSERRNHLSDENVSMLQSPPAPP; encoded by the coding sequence ATGTGCCTTTTCAGTGATGAATTGGAAACAGTAAAGCAATCAATTTCGGTTCTACAACCTTTTGAGTTAGCAACCAAAGAACTGTCATCTGAAAAAATAACAAGTTTATCAAAAGTGATCCCTATGATCAAAGCCCTTCGAAGCTACATGTCAAGGGATGACCCAGAGAGAAGGGAACTATACGACACCTGTCCTTTGGGAAAGGAATTAAGGGCACAATTGGATAGAAAGTTTCCAACCCTTGAAAGTATATATCTTCAGGGGGCTGCAACATTATTGGATCCAAGATTAAAAAAACTACACTTTGTTGATGAAGGAAACTTGAAAAGTATTCAGAGCAGACTCCAACTCTCCATGCGTGGAAGTCAGCAACAGACAGATGCAAGACCAGCACCACAACCCGCAAACACATCTCAAGACAAACAACCGTCAACGAACTTGTGGACAGACCATGATGAGATAGTGAGACAAAGTCTACAAGCAGCAGCACCTTGTGTTGGACTGAATGTGGATCTAAGACGTTACTTAGAGGAACCCATCATTCCCCGAGACAGTGATCCCATCTGCTGGTGGAAGGATCATTCTCAACTTCTCCCTTTAATGACAGATCCAGTAAAGAAAATTTTGTGTATTCCCACTACATCTGTTCCATCTGAGAGAGTGTTTTCTAGAGCAGGGGAACTGTTATCAGAGAGAAGAAaccatttaagcgacgaaaatgtTAGCATGCTTCAGTcacccccagcccctccctaA